CAGTACTTGACGCTTTAAGCACATCGTTAGACAAACCAGACTATCCGTATACGTCGGCCCTTGGCTTGCCACAACTCCGTCAAGCGATCAGTAACTTTTATCTTGAGAAACATCAATGCACTGTTTGCCCAGATACAATTGTCGTAACAGCGGGGGCGTCGGGCGCGCTTCTCCTTGCCAGTGCAGCCCTTGTAGAAGAAGGTGACAATATTCTATTGGGCGACCCCTCATATCCGTGCAATCGTCGTTTTTTAAATGCATTTGGTGGCGATGTCACCCTCGTCCCCACCCGCGCTGAGGATAATTTCCAACTAACTCTTAAAGACGTTCAATCATATTGGAAGTCCAACACAAAAGGTGTGCTCATTGCGACCCCGGCAAACCCAACCGGCACAGCAATTAAAAGTGATGAACTCGCGGCCATAGCGCGCTACTGCCAACAGCACGATGGTTTTTTGATTGTCGATGAAATCTACCTTGATTTAGCACTTGAGCAGTCGGGAAGTGTTACTAATGCGTCCCCTAAGGAAGGTCTCCAAACCATTCTTAAGCACACAGATTTTCGAGACACTGTGATTGTGGTAAACAGCTTCTCGAAATACTTTGGCATGACGGGGTGGCGTTTAGGATGGTGTGTTGTCCCGCCTGCTAT
The DNA window shown above is from Alteromonas sp. KC3 and carries:
- a CDS encoding aminotransferase class I/II-fold pyridoxal phosphate-dependent enzyme — translated: MKFATRATAISPFLAMAYGEKATELEQQGHNVIRLNLGEPDFGAPDAVLDALSTSLDKPDYPYTSALGLPQLRQAISNFYLEKHQCTVCPDTIVVTAGASGALLLASAALVEEGDNILLGDPSYPCNRRFLNAFGGDVTLVPTRAEDNFQLTLKDVQSYWKSNTKGVLIATPANPTGTAIKSDELAAIARYCQQHDGFLIVDEIYLDLALEQSGSVTNASPKEGLQTILKHTDFRDTVIVVNSFSKYFGMTGWRLGWCVVPPAMLPIMERLAQNLFICPSTLSQKAALACFTPQALVQCEANRATLSARARLVFSAIENMGLAIDAIPEGAFYAYINIEKTGLKATAFCNQLLADFHVALTPGNDFGNHRADSYVRLSFATKECQLTEGLRRISAFVSRLETVS